The Pseudobacteroides sp. region AATGTTTGTTTAGACTTCAGTGTTATTGTAAATACTTTAATAAAATAACACCGATGAGAGGGATGTTTTTGTATAAGAATATATTTAAAAAAATATTATCATTTATATCATATAAAGAAAAAAAGGACAACAGCTTTTACATTCCGGATGCTAGTGAGTTTAAAAAAGGAGATCAGCAGAAAAATGATAAAGGTAAGGCAATTTTTCATAGGAAGACTAAGCGTGAAATTAAAAGGCCGATTCCGATTGATCAACTTGACAAATGTGAAACTGATACTCTCATACTGGCTTCTGAAGAGAATATTTCAAACGATATTGAACTTAATATCCAGTATGTTGAAAAATGCTTTAATTATCCACAAAACAGTGACATTATCATAAGAAGACTACGAGTTGCAGGAAAGTATAAGGCGTTTATTTTTTATGTGGATGGAATGGTAGACCGTTTTACCATTAATAATTCTATTGTTAAACCGCTGATGGATTCCGGCAAGTTTACTGATGCCATTTTTGAGGAATTGACGGATTATATTATTGAAAGCGTCATTGAGACCAACCAGATTAAAAAGGTTATGACACAAGCTGCAGCAATAAAGGATATCCTTTCTGGGAATACAGGTGTCTATATTCAAGGGTACCGTTATTATATCATTTGTGAGACAAAAGGTTATGAAAAACGCAGTGTTGAAAAGCCGCAGGTTGAGGGCGTGGTTAAAGGGGCACAAGAAGCTTTTAACGAAAATTTGAGGACAAATATAACTTTGCTTCGCAGAATTTTAAAAAATAAAAACTTGACTACAGAGTTTATCGATGTTGGTAAACGGAATAACGGAAAATGTGCTGTTGTTTATCTGGATGGGCTGATAAACCCTGCAATTGTTAATGAAGTTAAAAGAAGAATTACAGGGATCAGTACTGACTTTATTATTGGTGACGGAATTCTGGAGCAGTTTATTGAAGATAATCCATGGTCTATTATTCCCTCCATATTATCTACCGAAAGACCTGATAGGACAGCATCGCATATAATTGAAGGCAAGGTGGCAATCCTGGCGGAAGGAACACCTTTTTCATTGATTGCTCCGGTTACTATTGTTGATTTGCTCCATACACCGGAAGACTCTACACTAAGATGGCAATATGGAACCTTGCTGCGGTTAATAAGATTTTTTGCAGTATTCATCGCAACTCTTCTTCCTGGATTATATGTTGCTTTGACCACATTCCACCGGGAAATGATACCAACCGATTTACTCATAGCTATTGCCAAAGCAAGAGAGAATGTACCATTTCCAACCATTGTTGAAGTATTGCTGATGGAGCTCTCCTTTGAGCTGATCCGTGAGGCTGGGATACGAATACCAGGCATTATCGGGAACACCATCGGAATTATTGGTGCATTAATATTGGGACAGGCCGCAGTACAGGCTAATCTTGTAAGCCCCGTATTAATTATAGTAATAGCTTTTACAGGCTTGGGGAACTTTGCTATACCTGACTTCAGCCTTGCATTCGGAGCAAGAATTATGAGAGTTTTTTATATCTTCCTGGGTTCGATGTTGGGTTTTTATGGAATTTCCTTGGGGATTCTGATTTCTCTGACCATACTGGTAAGTATGAAATCATTTGGAGTTCCTATGGTTAGTACAATTGCACCAAAGACCGGAGGGAGTAAAGATTTCGTTTTGAGATGGCCGTTGTGGATGCAGGAAAAAAGGCCTGACTACCTAAATGCACTTGATACCAGAAGGCAGCCCAAAATATCCAGGCTTTGGACAAAAGAGAAAGCAGCCTACAATAAGAAAAAATCTGAAAAGGGAGGTGGGGATCATGAATAGTGAAGGTAAGATAGGGGTTTTTGAGGCTGTGTGTCTTACAACGCTTATAATGACAAACAAGGTATTTTTCACAAGTATTGCATTTATTGTGCAAATGACGGGTACATCGGCATGGTACACAACTTTGGTATCCTGTGCCGCTAGTCTGATTTTCTTTTATTTTTTATACTTGTTGCTAAAAAGATTTCCGGGAAAAGACATACCCCAAATATATGAAGCAGTTCTTGGTAAAGTAGCTGGTAAATTCCTGGTTTTTTTGTTTTGTGTATTTGCAGTTTACTATTCAGGTTCTACATTAAGAGAATTCGTGGAAATGATCAAAGTATATAATCTACCCCAAACTCCCACAAGCATCATTATGATCAGCTTTTTGCTGGTTGCAGTTATAGTATCATATTTCGGATTTGAATGCATGGCACGGGTATGTGCTATCTGCTTCATACCCACAGTGGCAGGCTTGCTGTTGATTTTACTGCTTGCTTCACCTTCCTATAGTTCCAATCTGCTCAAACCTTTCGGAGGTTATGGAATTGATGTGACTTTAATGAGCGGCTTTTTAAGAAGCTCGGCCTATATGGAGTTTACAATCTTAACCATAGTAACCGGTGCAATCGGGGGATACGGAAATTTTAAGAAAATCGGTGTAATCAGTATATTGCTCACAGGAGTGATTTTTTCAACTTCAATCTTTTGTTATCTGCTGGCATTTGGATACTCATCAGGAAGTGAAAATATTTCGGGCATATTTGAACTATCGAGATCAATTTATTTTAACAGATTTTTTCAGAGAGTGGAGTCGATATTTTTATTTATCTGGGTCATTTCTTCTGTAATAACAACTACTGTAACTTTTTATATAAGCATACTTATATATTGCAAAATATTTAAAATAAAAAATCACAGGCCTTTGATTTTGCCTTTTGCAGTATTGGTATTTATTGCTGCCATATTGCCTCGAAGTATGCAGGAAATTACACAGGTCAATGTGGTATTCCTGCGACAATACAGTATGTTTGTGGCGTATATTCCATCAATTATTGTTCTCATAATAGCATGGATTTTTAAGAAGAGGGGGCAGAAGGCGGGTGCATAAGAAGTGTTATGTTTTAGTTCTTGTTATTGCTATATTTTTTAGCTGTTTATCGGGATGCTATGATGCAAGGGAGATTGACGACGAGGTTTATGCTATCAGCATAGGTGTGGACAAAGGTGTTAACAATAAGCTGAGACTAACCGTCCAGTATCCGACATATAAAGGGGGTAGCGAAGGGAGCAGCGGAGGGGGACAGGATCAAAGCGGAATACAAAGCAAGAATGTACAGGAGGGAAGCAATATAAATACTATTGAAGCTCCTACTGTCCTTGAAGGTATTGATATGTTAAGCATGGCGATTTCACGCAGGGTCTCATTATTCCATACAAAGTGTCTCATATTTTCGGAGGATTTTGCAAAGCTTGGTGTGGAGGGGTATATGGGAGGGTTTGAGCGGTTCAGGGAGACAAGGACCACTATGTCTATCATTGTAACAAAAGGAAAGGCTGAGGATTTTATTAAAGAAAGCAAATCCTATATCGGAAGCAGCCTTTCGAAATCAATAGAGCTTTTATTGGCACAATCAGGAATATCAGGTTTTTTTCCGCAAATAGAGTTTTCAGAATTTTACAGAAATCTTTCATCCACCTATAAACAGCCCATAGCTTTATATGGTGGAGTAAATGATTTTAAAAACCTTAAAGAGGAGGATGTTGAGAATCCACCTTTAGTGGCAGGTAAGGGGTTTTTACCGGGACAGTTGCCAAGAAGGGGAGTATCAAAAAGAGAGTTGGTAGGTATTGCTATATTTGACGGCGGAAAGATGGTTGGGTCACTTGATTCCTATGAAACTACATACTACATGATGCTGACAGGTAATTTCAAGAATGGTATAGTGTCTATTCCGGACAAATATAGTCCTGAACATGCAATAATATTTAATCTTCATAATAGCAGGAAACCAAAGGTTAAAGCTTACTTTAAGGATGGAAAGCCGGTTATAGACTTGAGAATTGCTATGGAGTCTGAAATATATGCAATACAAAGCCGCATGAATTACGAAAAGCTTTCAATGGAAGAGGATATTGAGTCCCAGATTGAAGAATTCTTATTGAAAGGAATGAATGATGCCATAAAGAAGACACAGAAGCAATATGGTGTGGATATTTTTGGTTTTGGCGGGTGGATGGCGGGTAATTTTTTTACTATTGATGAATGGGAGAACTACAATTGGCTTTCACATTATAAAGATGCTGCAATTAATTTGGATTTGCATGTTGATGTGAGAAGAACAGGTTTGATTTTCAATTCTGAACCCATATTTACAATTAAAGGGAAGGAACAAAGGACTACAAAATAATGATTTACTTGCTGATTATTCTTTGTGTTGCCATAGGATATTATACTTGTACCTATGGAGTATTCATACTCAAAAATGAGAAAAACATGCTTGCTGCCATAGGGACTATTTTGCTTGCAGTTATAAGTACCGTTGTGTCTATCATAGTTTTGTTTTTAAAGTATTAACCTATGTACTTGTTATTGCCTATTTACTAGGACCTGACCAGCAATTTTTCTTAAATTTATATAGCCTGCATTTACTCCTAAAGTCTGTATTTCCGCTAGTGCAAAGAAGGATTTATCACCATTTCCTTGTGTTGCATCCCAAGCAGCATAATAACCAAAATCCAATGTCACGGCATCCGTTGCCATAGCCGGAAAGGTTGAAGATAAAACCATATTATTTCCTAAAAAAGCATCATCGGTCTGTCCGCCTTTAGCTGTAATATATTGTGAACTGGCATCATGATGTAACATAGCGTCTTTTTAGTAAGCAACAGTAATGTTGTTATTACCCCCCAACTTAAATAAAACTGATGATATAAAGTTTTTTGAGAATATTTGTACAATACTTTTAAACAAATGCCTTAAAAAGATAAAGCCTCAGAGGTTATTATCCTTAGGTGCAAGACTGTTCATTGGTCTACCTGATACTCAAGCCTCAAAAATGTATTTTTTGATCGTGCCTAAAATGAAACAGTTGACATATGAACTAACACTTCGTATAATATTTATAAATATATGAATATATGATCATGCGTTACAATTACAATGTGCTGACAGGGGGATAAGCAATGATTTTAGCCATATTTTTAATTATTGGAGTATTAGTCGCAGGAATTATGAACTATCTCATCCGTAGAATAACAAATAATAAAGCTGATGTATCCTGGTTTAGTCCTGAAAACCTAGTGGAAATCAATGGCATAAAAACTCATATCATTGTCAGAGGTGAGGGAGAACCTTTACTATTCGTTCATGGAAGCCAAATGAACTTATATGATTTTAACCGCAACGTAGACTTTTTTTCAAGGCACTTTAAGGTGTATGCCTTTGATATGGTTGGCTGCGGCTTTACCGATAAACCAAAAGCAGACTATTCTCCACGGTATTTTTCTGACTTTATTAATTATGTTATGCTACATTACAATATCGATAAAGCTTCGTTTGTGGCAAGCTCATGGGGAGGCGGCCATGTATTCCATTTTGTATTGAACTATCCCGAAAAGGTTAATAAATTAGTCATGTCATCACCCTGCGGTTTTAAGCACGAAATGATGTCATGTTATAATATTTTATCTATCCCTGTTTTGGGTAAACTAGCTTTACTGTTTAACTCCAAATCCCTTGTCAGAAGTGAGTTATGCAAGGCCTTTCATGATAAAAGTCTTGTGGATGAAGAACTTGTTCGTTCAGTATATGTTCCTTTTTATACTCATGGATGTATTAATGCAACAGTTAAATCTGCCAGGAACGATGATTTTAGCTTTGTTCAAAACAATTTGGAAAAGATCGACGCCCCTGTGTTGCTGATTTGGGGATCTTGTGATAAGATCCATCCAAAATGGATGATGGATGAAATGCAAAATAGGCTTAAGAACTCACAACTGTGTATTTTAGATAATGTAGGACACTTGCCGCATAAGGAGGCATTTAATGATTTCAACAAATGTACATTTGAATTTTTGGTTAATGGTTAGGTAAAGGGACTGAATCGGCACATGATTATATAGGAATGGTATTTAAACTTATTTTTCTGGTCATAGGGATTTATGGAGTATGCTATAGCTTTATTAATGTACAAAAGATTGATTATTTGGACACAAAGGAAATTAATATTATTGGAATATTGCTGTCTTTAGTTTCACTTGCACTTATTATTGTCGCTCAAAGGACAATGGCAAATTCCTGGCGTATAGGTATTGATGAAAAGGTTAAGACGGATTTGGTTACAACTGGTGTATTTAAGCTTATAAGAAACCCAATTTTTACAGGGATGCTTCTAATACTGATAAGTCTGTTTTTAATGATCCCCACATATTTTACAGCCTATTTGGCGGTATTAAGCTATATTATTATAAACATCCAGGTAAGGCTGGAAGAGGAATTTCTCACACGAGTTCACGGCAAAGCCTATATAGAGTATAAGTCAAAAGCGGGAAGGTTTTTGCCCAAATGGAGAAAATAGAAAATAAAAGCTCCCTCAAAATGTTACCATGTCTGAGGGAGCAATTGCTCATCAATATGCCTAACACATAGCAAACACCACTGGATATAGCAACACTTGGGATTATAGAGATAAGGTAAGACCAAAAAACTTCCTTAACATTTATCTTTAGAATCTTATTGTTAGTGTAACCTAAGACTTTAAGTGTTCCCCATTCTCTCCTTCTATCGATAACGTTGGTCATGGTTGCATTATAAACGCTTGCGAAGCCCATAAGTATACCAAATAATATCATTACTGAAATAAAGACATTCAATCCTCTTTACGTTTATATGGTCTTCTATCTGTTTTCTACTTTCATCAAAATCTTTTTGATTAGTATTGATATAAACACCGCTTACAAGATTTTTTATATTTAAAATATCTTCCAGCTCAGCAATGTTTACATAACCACTTATTAATCTGATTTTACAATAATGTTTTAAAGTATGCAATATTGTGAAAAAGACCTCAAAACATTTTTTAGTTTTAAGGTCTTTCTTTTATTTTAAATCTTTAAAAACAGCTTACCAGGGAAAGCCGCCGCTGCTCCAGTTAACTGTAGTGGTTGGAGATTTGTTGATTGTTACATTTGTCGAAGTTCCGCCGCTATAGGTACCTCCAGTTATTACTCCGTTCACTGTAGTGCCTCCTGAAACAGTGCCACCGTAAGAAACTGTATATGTAGAGCCGTTTTTAAGTTCAGGGGAAGAGAATACTATGTTTATATAATTGCGAATTGGTTTAGTCATGAGAAGTATTTTTCCAGTTGAATCCTTTATACAAACAGCTGAGTTTGCAGACTGAGAAGATGATAGACCTACAGCTATTGAATACTGTGCGGATGCTCCATTTGGATATTGTGCCATCATCATAGCTGGACCCGTAGCTAGTAGTGTCCCGCCAGTCACTGTTAATGGCCCATTGCAGTCAAGGGGTACATTAGGTGAGGATTGAGGTCCGCTTACCACAACTGTACCACCTTTAATTGTAATTGAGCCATTACTGTCCACAGAATCTCCACTTGCTGAACTTGCATATAAGGACCCGCCGGTAATTATTGTTTGGCTGCCGTCATTAGTTTCTGTACGCTTGCCCATACTGGAATTAGTAGCATCGTCAGTTGCTATAATTGATATTGTTCCGCCATTTATATTAATAAGCTTGGACTCAATGCCTTCTCTAGATTTTGTTATGTTAATATTTCCACCATTGATTGTTACTGAGACATAGGAGTTTAGACCTTGACTTCCGGCAGAAAGGGTTAGTGCTCCATCATCAATGAGTAAGTCTTCTGTTTCGCATTGCAAACAATCTTTTGTGCTTGTAATGTTTAATGTACCGCCTTTAACATGAACTTGTCCATTGGCATGAATACCGTCTGATACCGAAGATTTGACATTTATGATACCATTTTCGATAATAACATCGTCATCGCTTGCAATTGCATGATTATAATTTCCTGTAATATTTAAAGTTCCACTGCCTTTTATCTCCAGGTCATCGTTGCTGAATAATGCAGCTTTAAGCGTTGAGTCGCTGTATGTTCTTCCATCGGCTAGTGTATTGATAGTATCCTTATCCAAAGTAATAAATAACTTGTCGGCATTTTTGCCATAAATTGCAGGACCTGATGAGTTTGTTATACTTGCATTACTTAATCTTAGCTTGACTCTCTCTGTGGTATCCACCAGAATCATACCGTTTGTCAAAGTTCCTGAAACAGTATGATCACCGCCTGCTGTAATTTTCACAGTAGAACCACTGACAGATATGCCTGTTCCTGTATAGGTTATTGTAGAACCTAGATTAATTGTACCGGTATTTAACTGCCATGCATCTGAAGGATCAACTGATGTGGTAGGTGTGGGAGTAGGTTTTGTAATAGGTGTTGATGAAGTTATGGTAGTCGGTATAATCGTAGGTGTAACGGTGGAATAACTGTTGGAAGTACTTCCAAAGGCTGTTGCTAAAATTATTACATCTTCCATATTGATGGAGCCGTTTACATTTATATCTGTACTGACACTATATTTTGCATCATTTGTAACTGCATTAAAACTATTAGCTATTTTTATGACATCACTCATGTTTATAGTGTCATCTTGTGTGATATCACCTGCGATTATACTTACAGGCGAATTTGCTGAGCCAAAATTAATATTTCCTTGCTGGCCTGGTATATTACTAAATGTTCGTGATAAATAACCGCTTTTGCTTATTTTTAAAGTGAATCCCGACTGACTGGGTGCTACATTTGCTATTTCAAAATATCCATTGTTATCAGTTGTTGCACTCATACCGTTTTCTGATACTAAAACACTGAAGTTTGAATACAAGTTTTTGTTTGTTGTTGTAAAGGATGGCTTTACATAACCTGATATCTTGTATCCTGAGACTTGTCCACCCTCTGCAGACACGTTTAAAACTGCTGCAGGTACCATTAATGTGGTTAGTACCATGGCACCTGTGATAAGCCCATGCAAAAAATTTCTCATTTTAATCCCCCTTTAAATTTTTGTTAATTTATGTTTTTATAGCTTTTATAGTTATACAAAGACATGAGATTTTTTAGTGGGGTAATCCTCCTTTTATCTATATAGTTATTCAATTAATGTTTGGATTTTGCTGGGGTTTTGGTTAAATACGGAAGTTTTTAGTAAAATATAAGGAATTAGACTATATTAAAGGCATTAATAATCTTACATCTGTGATAGATTATTAACTTTTAATATTATGAACTAATTCCTTGTAAGATACCAGATTATTTTTATTGCAAATTAGGGGTACCTGCTGCCAGCAAATAATTTGTAGTTACCGGACTGATTAAAAGGTTACTGTTGATACTATAGTCCCTCCACTGTAGGTTCCCCCTGTTATTAAACCGTTTGCTTCAGTACCGCCTGTAACAGTACCACCTGCATAGATAGAGTACGTAGTACCTGTTAGAAGCTCAGGTGAAGAGAAAACTACTGAATTATAGGCATATTTAGGTTTGCCTGTAATGAGTGCTTTTCCTGTAGAATCCTTTATGCAAAGAGCAGCAGCAGCTGTTTGTGCCGATGAGAGCGTTACAGCTATTGATTGCTGATAGGATGCATCTGTTGGTAATTGGGAAACGTTTACATTAGAACCAGCTATTAGAACTGTTCCTCCGTTTATTGCAAAAGTAATGTATGGGTCTAAAAATGCTGCAGGTTGTGATTCAGGCCCATATCCAACAACAGTACCGCCGTTTATTGTTATTGAACTGCTGGTGCTAAGGGGATTTCCTTTTTTTGCATTCAGTAATACTGACCCGTTGTTTATTGTAATTAAAGGAGCTTCTATACCTTCATCGCTCTTTGTAACAGTGAGGGTGCCGCCATTTACTACTACTCCTGTATCTGATACCAATCCTTGACCGCCTGCAGAAAGAGTAAGTTTGCCGCCATTTATTACCAGTTCCTCATCTTCGTTTTGAATGCCGTCTTTGGATGCAGTAATGTTAAATGTTCCACCTGTAATTTCAATTGCTCCATTGACATGTATACCGTCACTTACAGCGGATATAACATTTATAACTCCATTTTCCAAAAGAACATCATCCTTTCCGGAAATAGCATGGCCGTAATTACCTGTTATATTGAGAGTTCCCTTACCTTTAATCTCCAAGTCGTCACTGCTGAAAAGTGCAGCATTGGCATTTGGATCGCTGTATATTTTTCCGTCGATAAGTGTGTTGGTCGTACCTTCCTCAATAGTAATATAGAATTTGTCTGCATCATTGCAATATATTGCAGGACCGGTTGAATTGGTTATGCTTGCACCGCTTAATCTCAATTTAACCTTTTCAGTAGTGTTAATGTATATCATGCCATCAGTCAAGGTGCCTTTTACTGTATGGTCTCCTCCCGATGTGATATTCACAACAGAACCGTTTACCGATATACCTGCACCTGTATAGGTTATTGAACTTCCTAAGTTAATTGTACCTGTATTGAGCTTCCATGCATCAGGATCTACAGGGGTAGGAGTTGGAGTAACCGGAGTCGGTGAGGCCGTAGAAGATGGTGCAGCTGAAGGAGTAACCGCAGGATAGTCGCTTGAAGTATTACCGAAGCCCTTGGCCAGAATTATTACATCTTCCATGTTTATGGAGCCGTTCATGTTTATGTCTGCCGCTGCATTGTAGTTTGCATCGTTTGTTATTGCGTTAAAGCTATTGGCTATTTTTACAACATCGCTCATGTTTATGGCATTGTCCTGTGTAATATCCCCTGCCCATATTTCTACGGGAGCAGCAGCAGACCCTATTGATACATTACCTTGAACAACAACGCTGCTGATTGTACGTGTGAGATAGCCGGCTTTGCTTATTTTTACTGTGTATCCGGCACTGCTTCCCGATACATCGGATATTTCAAAATATCCATTGGAATCAGTTATGGCACTTTTGCCATTTTCTGATAGTATAACTTTGAAGTCCCCGAACAGGCTTTTGTTTAAGGTTAAAAAAGATGGTTTCACATATCCGGATATCTTGTTGCCTGTGTTTGGGGTGCTTGAAATGTTTCTGCTGCGTGGTGTCGGGGTTGAAGCGGTTGTGAATTCAGAGGCACCGTCTGTTATTCGGCTGTAGGATTGATCATCCGCAAGTGCCGGAAATTTCACAGAATCCACTATTGTGCCGTCAGCCTTTTTTAATGTTATAGTTTCTCCTGCTGATGTCAGCTTAAAGTTTGTATGTATTTGTCCGTCTGCTGCTACTTTGCTTTTGTCAGACGCCCATATCAACAAATATCCGTTAGAAGGAACTGTTCCTTGCGAGATAGTCCAGCTTGCTCCATCGTCAGAAATGGTATAACCTGCTAAATTAACAGGCTGGCTGCTGCTATTGTAGATTTCAATCCAGTCTGAATAGGCACCGCCCAATGCTCCGCTTTTTGCATCATCCACGTCTCCGTCTCTAATGGTAATAGTGTTTGCTGCCATAATTTCGTTAATAAACAATGCTTGTCCCGCTTCTGCGGATACCTTTAAATTTAATGAAGGAGCCATTGCTGTCGCTAGAATAAGTGTACCTGTAAGAATACTAGGTATGAGTTTTTTCATAGTTAATCCCCCTTTAGAATAGTTTTATTTTTCCATGGCTAATTTATCTATATACTATATTATAACAAAGTAATTGCCTCAAATCTCAAAAGTTATTAATATGGAGCAACATCGGCGTTCATTGACAATATGATGTTTAAATTACCGTTTCTGCAGCGTAAAGCATCAAGAAAATCCTTTTGGTTGATATCTTCTTTAATAGTTATAGTGTATACAAGTTCGAACAATGAGCCCAAATCAGTAGTCTTTACTTTTCTTAATTCATAGCTTATCGTATACTTTTCAAAAATATCATCAAAAACCCCTTGATAATCTAAATCCTCGGGAATGGTGATTTTCAACATCTTGCTTGCTACTTTGCTTACTCCAAAGTTTGTCATGTTTAAAACTGCCATGAACAAGCATAACAAAACGGTAAACAGTACAGCATATCCTAATAAACCTACACCGCATGCAAGACCGGCTGCCATCGCAAATAATACATAAGAAATATCCTTTGGATCACCCGCCGTGCTTCTGAAGCGGATTATGGCAAATGCCCCTGATAAACTGAAAGCCCTTGCTATATTGCTGCCAACCAGCAGTATGATGATGGCAATTATTGAGGGAACCATTACCAGAGTCAGAGAAAAACCCTGTGGTGCTGTCCCCTTTTTGTTTGTTTTCATAAACGTAAAGCTTATGATTATGCCTAATAAAAATGCAGCAAAAACGGTTAAAATTGAATTACCCAAATCCAGTTTAGTTGCTACGTTAGCAACATCAAATATTTCGTCAAGCATTTCTTTTCATTTCCCCCTAGAATAAATTTTTATCTCTTTTTATCTTTATTTACATAACTGCCTGTGAATTTTTTCTTACCAAAGTTTTGAATTCTGTTCCGTATTTCGAAAAGCTTCTCTTATATAGTTTATATTCGCTTAGCATCCTAGTAAGCCAAATGGGAATAGTTTTCTCAGCTTTTACTTCCATTAGCCAGACATCCTTATTCAGAAGTTGTTCACCATGATCTCCTAACTCCAGTCTCAGGTCTTCTCTTCTTGTTCGAATATTTGTATCGAAGGTGATGCGCAGGTCTCTATTGTCTATGCCAAAGTACGCTTTCCTGTCATATGCCAGATAAAGTTTGGGTTCTAAATCATAAACAGATAGAAAGTACTCAATTTCATTGAGAACCTGCTTGTTCATATACTTTTTGAGTTCGGGTTTTTGGCCGGTTGCAACAAAATCATAGGCTTCGCTTAATGTTAGTTTGGTTCTTCTTTTATTGACCAGCCCACATACTTTTTTCTTTATTTCCAGATAGACTTTATCTTCTAGAGAAGGAACACCATAAGCTCGCAAGCGTAGTTTTTCCTTATACTTGGGTTTGGACAATGACTTTCGGATAAGGTGATGATCTTTGGTATCATAGTAAATGTTTGCGATTGTGTAAAAGTCATGCTTTTTATTGTACTCATCCAATTCCATGTACTGATCCAGTGTACGAAGAACCTTTTCATAGGTATGTGTGT contains the following coding sequences:
- a CDS encoding spore germination protein — its product is MFLYKNIFKKILSFISYKEKKDNSFYIPDASEFKKGDQQKNDKGKAIFHRKTKREIKRPIPIDQLDKCETDTLILASEENISNDIELNIQYVEKCFNYPQNSDIIIRRLRVAGKYKAFIFYVDGMVDRFTINNSIVKPLMDSGKFTDAIFEELTDYIIESVIETNQIKKVMTQAAAIKDILSGNTGVYIQGYRYYIICETKGYEKRSVEKPQVEGVVKGAQEAFNENLRTNITLLRRILKNKNLTTEFIDVGKRNNGKCAVVYLDGLINPAIVNEVKRRITGISTDFIIGDGILEQFIEDNPWSIIPSILSTERPDRTASHIIEGKVAILAEGTPFSLIAPVTIVDLLHTPEDSTLRWQYGTLLRLIRFFAVFIATLLPGLYVALTTFHREMIPTDLLIAIAKARENVPFPTIVEVLLMELSFELIREAGIRIPGIIGNTIGIIGALILGQAAVQANLVSPVLIIVIAFTGLGNFAIPDFSLAFGARIMRVFYIFLGSMLGFYGISLGILISLTILVSMKSFGVPMVSTIAPKTGGSKDFVLRWPLWMQEKRPDYLNALDTRRQPKISRLWTKEKAAYNKKKSEKGGGDHE
- a CDS encoding GerAB/ArcD/ProY family transporter; protein product: MNSEGKIGVFEAVCLTTLIMTNKVFFTSIAFIVQMTGTSAWYTTLVSCAASLIFFYFLYLLLKRFPGKDIPQIYEAVLGKVAGKFLVFLFCVFAVYYSGSTLREFVEMIKVYNLPQTPTSIIMISFLLVAVIVSYFGFECMARVCAICFIPTVAGLLLILLLASPSYSSNLLKPFGGYGIDVTLMSGFLRSSAYMEFTILTIVTGAIGGYGNFKKIGVISILLTGVIFSTSIFCYLLAFGYSSGSENISGIFELSRSIYFNRFFQRVESIFLFIWVISSVITTTVTFYISILIYCKIFKIKNHRPLILPFAVLVFIAAILPRSMQEITQVNVVFLRQYSMFVAYIPSIIVLIIAWIFKKRGQKAGA
- a CDS encoding Ger(x)C family spore germination protein codes for the protein MHKKCYVLVLVIAIFFSCLSGCYDAREIDDEVYAISIGVDKGVNNKLRLTVQYPTYKGGSEGSSGGGQDQSGIQSKNVQEGSNINTIEAPTVLEGIDMLSMAISRRVSLFHTKCLIFSEDFAKLGVEGYMGGFERFRETRTTMSIIVTKGKAEDFIKESKSYIGSSLSKSIELLLAQSGISGFFPQIEFSEFYRNLSSTYKQPIALYGGVNDFKNLKEEDVENPPLVAGKGFLPGQLPRRGVSKRELVGIAIFDGGKMVGSLDSYETTYYMMLTGNFKNGIVSIPDKYSPEHAIIFNLHNSRKPKVKAYFKDGKPVIDLRIAMESEIYAIQSRMNYEKLSMEEDIESQIEEFLLKGMNDAIKKTQKQYGVDIFGFGGWMAGNFFTIDEWENYNWLSHYKDAAINLDLHVDVRRTGLIFNSEPIFTIKGKEQRTTK
- a CDS encoding alpha/beta hydrolase; translated protein: MILAIFLIIGVLVAGIMNYLIRRITNNKADVSWFSPENLVEINGIKTHIIVRGEGEPLLFVHGSQMNLYDFNRNVDFFSRHFKVYAFDMVGCGFTDKPKADYSPRYFSDFINYVMLHYNIDKASFVASSWGGGHVFHFVLNYPEKVNKLVMSSPCGFKHEMMSCYNILSIPVLGKLALLFNSKSLVRSELCKAFHDKSLVDEELVRSVYVPFYTHGCINATVKSARNDDFSFVQNNLEKIDAPVLLIWGSCDKIHPKWMMDEMQNRLKNSQLCILDNVGHLPHKEAFNDFNKCTFEFLVNG
- a CDS encoding isoprenylcysteine carboxylmethyltransferase family protein; the protein is MVFKLIFLVIGIYGVCYSFINVQKIDYLDTKEINIIGILLSLVSLALIIVAQRTMANSWRIGIDEKVKTDLVTTGVFKLIRNPIFTGMLLILISLFLMIPTYFTAYLAVLSYIIINIQVRLEEEFLTRVHGKAYIEYKSKAGRFLPKWRK
- a CDS encoding FtsX-like permease family protein; the protein is MILFGILMGFASVYNATMTNVIDRRREWGTLKVLGYTNNKILKINVKEVFWSYLISIIPSVAISSGVCYVLGILMSNCSLRHGNILRELLFSIFSIWAKTFPLLTYTLYRLCRELV
- a CDS encoding carbohydrate-binding domain-containing protein, producing the protein MRNFLHGLITGAMVLTTLMVPAAVLNVSAEGGQVSGYKISGYVKPSFTTTNKNLYSNFSVLVSENGMSATTDNNGYFEIANVAPSQSGFTLKISKSGYLSRTFSNIPGQQGNINFGSANSPVSIIAGDITQDDTINMSDVIKIANSFNAVTNDAKYSVSTDINVNGSINMEDVIILATAFGSTSNSYSTVTPTIIPTTITSSTPITKPTPTPTTSVDPSDAWQLNTGTINLGSTITYTGTGISVSGSTVKITAGGDHTVSGTLTNGMILVDTTERVKLRLSNASITNSSGPAIYGKNADKLFITLDKDTINTLADGRTYSDSTLKAALFSNDDLEIKGSGTLNITGNYNHAIASDDDVIIENGIINVKSSVSDGIHANGQVHVKGGTLNITSTKDCLQCETEDLLIDDGALTLSAGSQGLNSYVSVTINGGNINITKSREGIESKLININGGTISIIATDDATNSSMGKRTETNDGSQTIITGGSLYASSASGDSVDSNGSITIKGGTVVVSGPQSSPNVPLDCNGPLTVTGGTLLATGPAMMMAQYPNGASAQYSIAVGLSSSQSANSAVCIKDSTGKILLMTKPIRNYINIVFSSPELKNGSTYTVSYGGTVSGGTTVNGVITGGTYSGGTSTNVTINKSPTTTVNWSSGGFPW